Proteins encoded in a region of the Lentimicrobium sp. L6 genome:
- a CDS encoding mechanosensitive ion channel domain-containing protein — MYLTLLLVIIAVFSLFRLFYFFHRKLALPIIWKHYLGYLLPVVELISWLGVVIWAIRFVYARQDFIILIVFGCLVLLMIVPVWFLLRDFLFGVILKLQRKIEVNREINVEGLIGSVIKTGYFSFDILTPQGSKDAIPYSRVISKVISHDSDNSNLVKKKLIFTFSSTEFSQVTLTKLQTLLINCPFVASSEPPLIEELVQQNESQKVVVFVYTLKAEHIDKIKAYVAKHFDGLLLS; from the coding sequence ATGTATTTAACACTCCTATTAGTCATTATAGCGGTATTTTCTTTATTTAGGCTCTTCTATTTTTTTCATAGAAAGCTTGCTCTTCCTATCATTTGGAAACACTATTTGGGATATTTATTGCCGGTTGTGGAATTAATAAGTTGGCTTGGTGTTGTCATTTGGGCAATACGGTTTGTATATGCTCGTCAAGATTTTATCATTCTGATTGTCTTCGGATGTTTAGTTTTGTTGATGATCGTCCCCGTTTGGTTTTTATTACGTGATTTTCTATTTGGCGTCATTTTAAAACTTCAAAGAAAAATTGAAGTGAACCGCGAAATTAATGTGGAAGGTTTAATAGGGAGCGTTATTAAAACAGGATATTTCTCCTTTGATATCCTCACACCTCAAGGGAGTAAAGATGCAATACCCTATAGTAGAGTCATTTCAAAAGTGATATCACATGATAGCGATAACTCAAATCTCGTAAAAAAGAAATTGATATTCACATTTAGCTCAACAGAATTCTCCCAAGTCACACTAACAAAACTTCAAACCCTTTTAATCAATTGTCCATTTGTAGCCAGTTCAGAACCCCCTTTAATTGAAGAGCTTGTTCAGCAGAATGAATCACAAAAAGTGGTGGTATTCGTTTATACTTTAAAAGCGGAGCATATTGACAAAATCAAAGCCTATGTGGCCAAGCATTTTGATGGTCTACTACTTTCTTAA